TTTAGATTAAACACCTTACCTACCTTTATCTTTTCAACTCCCCAAGTCGGTTTCATGACTTAAACATACACGTTATCTTTAGACAAATGAATGACTGCTGTCTTACAATACAGAATACAATCTTACTAAATCGTAAAATTACCAGAGCACCTCATTTAAAGAAGTTAGCCATAGACGAAAAGGTAAATCGTACGGAAGCGAGAATGAATCCAGTGGCAGAAAACGACTTTCTAAATAGTCATAAAAAAAATACCTCCGGTGACCTGTTGCAACCAAGCTCACCAGAGGCATCTATTCGTTATAGGGGGGATAGTGTCCCCCCTTACATCTCTACCTTCCGCTTCCTTCTCAATACATGACGTTCCTTCGCTTTTTCATACTGAATGCGCTCTTCCTCAGTATCAGGAATGACACCAGGCACGATCGTCGGCTTTCCTTGATCGTCGAGGGCAATCATCGTCAGATACGCGCGTGCTGTCATGCGCTTTTCCCCGGTCAACAAGTTCTCCGCTTCCACTCTCACGAATACTTCCATCGATGTCTTATGGGTCCAGGTGACATATGCCTCGAGGTTGATCGCTTCCCCTGTCTTGATTGGCGCGAGAAAATCGAAGGAATCACTGGACGCAGTGACAACTGGCTTACGGCAATGTCGCATAGCTGCGATGCAGGCGATTTTATCTACATAGGCCATGACTTTCCCACCGAAAATGGTATGGTGGTGATTGGTATCCGGCGGAAAGACGAGATCAGTCAAAAAGGTTCTCGATTGTTGGATCGGTCGTGCTTCTGTCATCATTTGTGTGGCTCCTCTCATCGCGTTCACCTTCCCGACTGAGCTGTCAAACGATTCCGAATCGC
The window above is part of the Brevibacillus brevis NBRC 100599 genome. Proteins encoded here:
- a CDS encoding acyl-CoA thioesterase; the protein is MMTEARPIQQSRTFLTDLVFPPDTNHHHTIFGGKVMAYVDKIACIAAMRHCRKPVVTASSDSFDFLAPIKTGEAINLEAYVTWTHKTSMEVFVRVEAENLLTGEKRMTARAYLTMIALDDQGKPTIVPGVIPDTEEERIQYEKAKERHVLRRKRKVEM